In Cercospora beticola chromosome 3, complete sequence, the following proteins share a genomic window:
- a CDS encoding uncharacterized protein (CAZy:GH18), with the protein MLIHQSWLAACTITFLKVANGQQFDSSTSPCPARCDIESPTSWTYYYDLAELDSCDGTTIFQLNVKNAVNDPNTHVYFRACTVTGDIIGEDTNVGSRIVKRQQLSFNQTVPESSLVTLSTSGSPSADAASAQSALSGLQTYLQNGVRENTILFSRAGQTIAGLFSGSQVESASAHSAVSRLGSFLSQGAQAQQTIAQACGSGNGTISPQFFGVVVDTTGDVAAVQEALRSWKDAECVTSGTSITWERVTVNIMPGSDVSVVPSTDSEPADTRLDARSSLQRRDTCRYTQVQAGDGCFSVAQRCGIPQSEMERYNRNGLCTSLKPDEYVCCSSGDLPDFSPQPGADGQCVAYTVEAGDTCFDIAEAHQMTVDDILARNTQTWGWMGCENILLGAKICLSTGTPPFPAEVSNAVCGPQAPLDDISTRPTDPDDWIDFNPCPLNACCNIWGQCGITSEFCTVSPSETGNPGTAAPGSNGCVSNCGTDIITGPGPTNFEHVGYYESYHIDRPCNFMSISDIPDKYTIVHWAFGDITDDFRASISPYENDWNDFKAATGFKRIVSFGGWAFSTERSSYYIFRQGVLPANRQTFANNMADFVQREGLDGVDFDWEYPGAPDGQGSGIPVDAPERGLDYLEFLKLVRAALPSQYTIGIAAPASFWYLKAFPIAEISQVVDYIVYMTYDLHGQWDYGNKWTSPGCPNGNCLRSHINQTETETALSMVTKAGVPANKLLLGQALYGRSFKMSSAGCYTGECTFSGPSSGAAPGRCTGVGGYLSNLEIREIIEGGQHSVQEYYTEEAGNILVYDETEWVSWATESTYDSRTDWARGLGLGGISDWAIDLDITGTRSGNGSNGGGGGENGEVVLIDPSIYSDPNPVAFCQPPCTFVFPPWQLPYTTTISPPPITSTVVNAWNDVVTRRNPDGATMTETLSFTTTTVTVITVPAVTTTAINVWNWVWTNTDQSIATLTSSLKFPPLTLTQSSTVYRISENDEETTIEGATYTFLLGPFPSVGATVSDPSVTSSTTVLPPGQSPTITTPGQTTTIPTGQPTQPPDQTTQPPPPTSCGDCPPTVTVSTGTPGPICEDGCGEPCEFGCSRPEPCSPLGLGCNCIGIGCDNGPCLGLGCVDFPGGNPPPGGFPPPPGPPPPTPPPGESPTRTTSSASSSSSSAESCPLFIEEGYTAPLDENGEPTEPNVDVPIPGGGNGGGGTTSRPVTTPRPSTTASYISCRTQNQQPGQGITRAYCVCDGSTFPQSTATDPPNSCAYTSLPGPSATISITRLPTGPTITRPTTTDPPAPTSVPNDYTFVILAREIVVGSIGGATINWSWVGITVPIGEEVSSNFCNQNDFPQAVRKGVGRSSPPKFPDSLGPFDLEGRDDCTYEGDPDGPPGFITCDGGYEATCLEFTGVDVLDCAPASGNPARDNYYFALRCFYR; encoded by the exons ATGCTCATTCACCAGAGCTGGCTGGCAGCCTGCACAATCACATTTCTGAAAGTCGCGAACGGACAACAATTCGATTCTTCGACATCGCCATGCCCGGCTCGCTGCGATATCGAGAGTCCAACCTCTTGGACATACTACTACGATCTCGCCGAGCTCGATAGCTGCGATGGTACCACCATCTTTCAATTGAATGTCAAAAATGCGGTCAACGATCCCAACACACATGTGTACTTCCGTGCATGTACTGTTACGGGTGACATTATCGGCGAGGACACGAACGTCGGCAGTCGCATCGTGAAGAGGCAGCAGCTCTCTTTCAACCAAACAGTTCCTGAGTCAAGTCTGGTCACCCTTAGTACTTCTGGAAGCCCTTCGGCCGATGCTGCAAGTGCACAGTCTGCATTGAGTGGACTGCAGACATATCTCCAGAATGGTGTTCGTGAGAACACAATCCTCTTCTCGAGAGCTGGCCAGACAATTGCAGGGTTATTTTCTGGATCGCAGGTCGAATCAGCCAGCGCGCATTCCGCTGTGTCACGTCTAGGCTCGTTCTTGAGTCAAGGTgcgcaggcgcagcagaCCATTGCACAGGCTTGCGGCTCTGGCAACGGCACTATCAGTCCACAGTTCTTTGGAGTAGTCGTAGACACCACCGGAGACGTGGCCGCAGTGCAAGAAGCACTGAGAAGTTGGAAGGACGCTGAATGTGTTACCAGTGGTACTTCTATCACTTGGGAACGTGTCACGGTCAATATTATGCCCGGAAGCGACGTCTCAGTGGTGCCTAGTACAGACAGTGAGCCTGCAGATACCAGACTCGATGCGAGATCATCGCTTCAGCGTAGAGATACGTGCCGATACACACAGG TGCAAGCCGGAGATGGGTGCTTCTCGGTCGCTCAACGATGTGGAATCCCGCAGTCAGAAATGGAACGTTATAACAGAAACGGTCTTTGCACCAGTCTCAAACCTGACGAG TACGTTTGCTGCTCCAGCGGTGATCTTCCTGACTTCTCGCCACAACCGGGCGCCGATGGCCAGTGTGTTGCATACACTGTAGAAGCTGGAGACACATGTTTCGATATTGCTGAAGCCCACCAGATGACCGTCGACGACATACTTGCCCGGAACACTCAAACTTGGGGATGGATGGGCTGCGAGAATATCCTTCTGGGGGCCAAGATATGCCTCAGCACTGGAACGCCGCCATTTCCAGCGGAAGTTTCCAACGCTGTCTGTGGACCTCAAGCTCCTCTGGATGATATAAGCACACGTCCTACAGATCCCGATGACTGGATCGACTTTAATCCATGTCCCCTCAATGCGTGCTGCAACATCTGGGGCCAGTGTGGCATCACCAGCGAGTTTTGCACAGTCAGTCCGAGTGAGACTGGCAATCCTGGCACCGCTGCACCTGGAAGTAATGGCTGTGTATCCAATTGTGGCACCGACATCATCACCGGCCCAGGACCTACGAACTTTGAGCACGTGGGCTACTACGAATCGTACCACATTGATCGTCCATGCAACTTTATGTCCATTTCTGACATTCCTGATAAATACACCATCGTTCACTGGGCATTTGGAGACATCACTGACGACTTCCGTGCCTCGATCTCACCCTATGAGAATGACTGGAACGATTTCAAAGCAGCGACTGGCTTCAAACGTATAGTATCTTTCGGCGGCTGGGCGTTCTCTACTGAG CGTTCGAGCTACTACATCTTCCGACAAGGAGTTTTGCCAGCGAACAGACAGACTTTCGCGAACAATATGGCCGATTTCGTCCAGCGAGAAGGCTTGGATGGAGTCGATTTTGACTGGGAG TACCCTGGGGCTCCCGATGGTCAAGGCTCGGGCATTCCTGTTGACGCACCAGAAAGAGGACTCGACTACCTTGAGTTTCTCAAGCTTGTTCGTGCAGCTCTGCCGTCGCAATACACAATCGGCATCGCCGCACCTGCATCATTCTGGTACCTCAAAGCATTTCCCATCGCAGAGATCTCACAGGTGGTTGACTACATTGTCTACATGACCTACGATCTTCATGGGCAATGGGACTATGGTAACAAGTGGACTTCACCAGGATGTCCTAACGGCAATTGCCTTCGTTCACACATCAACCAGACAGAGACTGAAACGGCGCTTTCCATGGTTACGAAAGCGGGAGTCCCTGCAAACAAACTCTTGCTTGGTCAAGCTCTCTACGGGCGCAGCTTTAAAATGAGCTCTGCCGGCTGCTACACTGGAGAGTGCACTTTCAGTGGGCCGTCCAGCGGTGCAGCGCCTGGCCGTTGCACTGGAGTAGGCGGTTACCTTTCCAACCTGGAGATCCGCGAAATCATAGAAGGGGGCCAGCACAGCGTTCAGGAATACTATACCGAGGAAGCTGGTAACATACTGGTCTACGATGAGACTGAATGGGTGTCGTGGGCCACGGAATCTACCTATGACTCTCGGACGGACTGGGCTCGCGGTCTCGGCCTTGGAGGGATCTCTGACTGG GCCATCGACCTTGACATTACTGGCACTCGCAGTGGAAATGGTAGCAatggcggtggcggcggtgagaATGGCGAGGTGGTTCTCATTGATCCCTCCATCTATTCCGATCCCAACCCAGTCGCTTTCTGTCAACCCCCATGCACCTTCGTATTTCCGCCCTGGCAGTTGCCCTACACTACGACCATCTCTCCGCCTCCCATCACATCGACAGTGGTGAACGCATGGAACGATGTGGTAACACGTCGGAATCCTGATGGTGCGACAATGACAGAAACGCTTTCATTCACGACTACAACTG TCACCGTGATCACCGTCCCTGCAGTTACGACTACTGCCATCAATGTCTGGAATTGGGTATGGACAAACACAGATCAGTCGATAGCGACATTGACGAGCAGTCTAAAATTCCCGCCAT TAACCTTGACTCAATCGAGCACGGTGTACAGGATCTCGGAGAATGATGAAGAAACCACTATCGAAGGTGCCACATACACATTTCTGCTGGGACCTTTCCCATCTGTCGGTGCCACAGTTTCGGATCCTTCTGTCACATCTTCAACAACAGTTTTGCCACCGGGCCAGTCGCCAACCATCACTACCCCAGGACAAACGACAACCATCCCAACAGGTCAGCCAACACAACCTCCGGATCAGACAACGCAGCCTCCACCCCCTACAAGCTGTGGAGACTGCCCGCCCACAGTCACTGTCTCAACCGGCACGCCTGGGCCAATTTGCGAGGATGGTTGCGGAGAGCCATGCGAATTCGGATGCTCGAGGCCTGAGCCTTGTTCCCCTCTCGGGTTGGGCTGCAACTGCATTGGAATCGGCTGCGATAACGGTCCTTGCTTGGGCCTAGGATGCGTAGACTTTCCCGGCGGCAATCCTCCTCCGGGCGGCTTTCCACCTCCCCCAGGCCCCCCTCCcccaacaccacctccagGCGAGTCACCTACTCGAACCACTTCATCAGCTAGCAGTAGCTCCTCATCCGCCGAATCTTGTCCTCTGTTCATAGAAGAGGGGTACACGGCGCCTCTTGACGAGAATGGAGAACCAACCGAGCCAAATGTCGATGTTCCAATTCCTGGTGGTGGAaatggaggcggaggaacAACTTCAAGACCAGTGACTACGCCGCGACCGAGCACCACCGCTTCGTACATATCCTGCAGAACACAGAACCAGCAACCTGGCCAGGGTATCACCCGAGCTTACTGCGTGTGTGATGGTTCGACATTTCCTCAGTCCACGGCTACGGATCCTCCAAACAGCTGCGCTTATACATCATTGCCAGGTCCATCAGCTACAATAAGTATCACTCGTTTGCCCACAGGACCAACCATAACGAGGCCCACGACGACAGATCCACCGGCTCCCACCTCAGTTCCGAATGACTATACCTTCGTCATCCTTGCACGCGAGATCGTTGTGGGAAGCATCGGTGGCGCGACCATTAATTGGAGCTGGGTCGGCATCACGGTGCCAATCGGAGAGGAAGTGAGCTCAAACTTCTGCAACCAGAACGACTTCCCTCAGGCTGTGCGCAAGGGCGTCGGCCGGTCCTCGCCGCCAAAATTTCCCGACTCTCTTGGTCCATTCGACCTCGAAGGCCGTGATGATTGCACTTATGAAGGCGATCCGGATGGGCCACCGGGCTTCATCACTTGTGACGGTGGGTATGAGGCTACTTGCCTAGAATTCACGGGAGTAGACGTGCTGGACTGTGCTCCAGCATCCGGAAATCCAGCGCGAGACAACTACTACTTTGCACTGCGCTGCTTTTACAGATGA